A single window of Gossypium hirsutum isolate 1008001.06 chromosome A10, Gossypium_hirsutum_v2.1, whole genome shotgun sequence DNA harbors:
- the LOC107905997 gene encoding uncharacterized protein: MLYKKSVVHLILVLLLSFSLLLPPSSTTNTHLTVKERNEVIHRDLGGGKPTPCPPHYPGSHAHSGLAPCHPHSHGCHPHVDLTSNHSLGGRPGHGSSGILP; this comes from the exons ATGCTCTACAAGAAATCAGTTGTGCATTTGATACTAGTCCTACTACTATCATTTTCTCTACTCTTGCCTCCATCTTCAACAACAAATACTCACTTAACTG TTAAGGAAAGGAATGAAGTGATACATAGAGATCTAGGTGGAGGAAAACCAACTCCATGTCCTCCACATTATCCTGGTTCTCATGCACATAGTGGTCTTGCTCCATGTCATCCACATAGCCATGGTTGTCATCCACATGTTGATCTTACTTCTAATCATT CCCTTGGAGGAAGACCTGGTCACGGAAGCAGTGGTATTCTACCCTGA